A window of the Streptomyces sp. NBC_00250 genome harbors these coding sequences:
- a CDS encoding MarR family winged helix-turn-helix transcriptional regulator produces the protein MSREPQDALSRTALGVFRLNGQFLAVSEKLAEPAGLTAAWWQVLGAVLPEPLPVAGIARVMGITRQSVQRIADLLVREGLAVYEPNPAHRRAKLLTPTEAGRAAIARIGPGHAELAAALLRELGGQEAFDETVRVLDRLSAALDAVEADHP, from the coding sequence ATGAGCCGCGAGCCGCAGGACGCCCTCTCCCGCACGGCCCTGGGCGTCTTCCGCCTCAACGGCCAGTTCCTCGCCGTCTCCGAGAAGCTGGCCGAACCGGCCGGCCTGACCGCCGCCTGGTGGCAGGTCCTCGGAGCCGTCCTCCCGGAACCCCTCCCGGTCGCCGGGATCGCCCGGGTCATGGGCATCACCCGGCAGAGCGTCCAGCGGATCGCGGACCTGCTCGTACGGGAGGGACTCGCGGTCTACGAACCGAACCCGGCCCACCGCCGCGCCAAGCTCCTCACCCCGACCGAGGCGGGCCGGGCCGCCATCGCCCGCATCGGGCCGGGCCACGCGGAACTGGCCGCCGCGCTCCTGCGGGAACTGGGCGGCCAGGAGGCCTTCGACGAGACGGTGCGGGTGCTGGACCGGCTGTCGGCGGCGCTCGATGCCGTCGAGGCCGATCACCCGTAG
- a CDS encoding DJ-1/PfpI family protein, which translates to MGTKTVHLAVYDTLADWETGHATAWLARAGYTVRTVGPVAGEPVTTIAGIRIVPDLALADLRPEDSALLILPGAEKYDEGDELAAFPAAARTFLDAGVPVAAICGATAGLAKEGLLDDRPHTGAVSFYLAATGYKGGEHYVDADAVTSGGEAGTGDLITAGPTEPVAFAREVFAALGAYEGKRDAWYRLFHDSDPAAFVELNS; encoded by the coding sequence ATGGGAACGAAGACCGTCCACCTCGCCGTCTACGACACCCTCGCCGACTGGGAGACGGGCCACGCCACCGCCTGGCTCGCCCGCGCCGGCTACACGGTCAGGACCGTCGGCCCGGTCGCCGGGGAGCCCGTCACGACGATCGCCGGAATCCGGATCGTCCCCGACCTCGCGCTCGCCGACCTCCGCCCCGAGGACAGCGCCCTGCTGATCCTTCCGGGCGCCGAGAAGTACGACGAGGGAGACGAGCTCGCCGCCTTCCCGGCCGCGGCCCGGACCTTCCTCGACGCCGGGGTGCCGGTCGCCGCGATCTGCGGCGCCACCGCCGGACTCGCCAAGGAGGGCCTGCTCGACGACCGCCCGCACACCGGCGCGGTCTCGTTCTACCTGGCCGCCACCGGCTACAAGGGCGGCGAGCACTACGTCGACGCGGACGCGGTGACCTCCGGCGGCGAGGCCGGGACCGGCGACCTGATCACGGCGGGCCCGACGGAGCCGGTCGCCTTCGCCCGCGAGGTCTTCGCCGCGCTCGGCGCGTACGAGGGCAAGCGGGACGCCTGGTACCGCCTCTTCCACGACTCGGACCCGGCGGCGTTCGTCGAGCTGAACTCATGA